A region from the bacterium genome encodes:
- a CDS encoding ABC transporter ATP-binding protein has translation MRGQASALNPPLVPPFSKGGNRSPVLELKGLSLQREILILDNIDWKVMPGEHWAVLGANGSGKTTLLNVLTAYMTPSRGEMKVLGKRYGAYDWRELRKKIGIVSSSLRALLRADEPALHAVISGREAILNYWGEITESDRRAGHRILKDIECGELEDRPWGYLSQGEQQRVLIGRALMAQPKILILDEPCAGLDMVARETFLDFLQRLIRKNRNLTLLLVTHHVEEIAPFFSHVLLLKAGKVLAAGPKAKVLQSKRLGQAFDADLKLAKQGGRFRSTVSNRKSFTI, from the coding sequence GTGCGAGGGCAAGCCAGCGCTTTAAATCCCCCCTTGGTCCCCCCTTTTTCAAAGGGGGGAAATCGGAGCCCGGTCCTTGAGCTCAAGGGGCTATCGCTGCAACGCGAGATTCTGATCCTGGATAACATCGATTGGAAGGTGATGCCCGGCGAGCATTGGGCGGTGCTCGGCGCCAACGGCTCCGGCAAGACGACCCTGCTCAACGTCCTCACCGCCTACATGACGCCGAGCCGGGGCGAGATGAAGGTGCTGGGCAAGCGCTACGGCGCCTACGATTGGCGGGAGCTGCGCAAGAAGATCGGCATCGTCAGCTCCAGCCTCCGGGCCTTGCTCCGGGCTGATGAGCCGGCCCTGCACGCGGTGATCAGCGGCCGCGAGGCCATTCTGAATTATTGGGGCGAGATCACCGAAAGCGACCGCCGAGCCGGCCACCGCATCTTGAAGGACATCGAATGTGGCGAATTGGAAGACCGCCCTTGGGGCTATCTTTCGCAGGGCGAGCAGCAGCGAGTCCTGATCGGCCGGGCCCTAATGGCTCAGCCGAAAATTTTAATTTTGGACGAGCCCTGCGCCGGCCTCGACATGGTGGCGCGCGAGACTTTTCTCGATTTCTTGCAACGCTTGATCCGCAAGAACCGAAATCTGACCCTGCTCTTGGTCACCCATCACGTCGAGGAGATCGCGCCCTTCTTCAGCCATGTGCTGCTCTTGAAAGCGGGCAAGGTCCTGGCCGCGGGTCCCAAAGCCAAGGTTCTTCAATCCAAGCGGCTCGGCCAGGCCTTCGATGCCGATCTCAAGCTCGCCAAGCAGGGCGG
- a CDS encoding peroxiredoxin-like family protein: MKRIPFQLGALFVAAALSFSAAAVAPRQVPAPAASAESVRPLKAGDQVPEVTLTNADGMEVPLSRLLKNQPTVLIFYRGGWCAYCSTQLGQLKQVDIPLQKLGYQIIAISPDKVEKIRESLKKHDLSYMLLSDGDAEAIRAFGLAFQVDEATYSKYKKDYGLDLEEHAGAKHHLLPVPAAYVVDQKGKIRWAYSNPDYKVRVDAQALLQAAAEAVPAQR; this comes from the coding sequence ATGAAGCGAATCCCTTTCCAGCTTGGAGCCTTGTTCGTCGCCGCCGCCCTGTCTTTTTCGGCTGCAGCCGTGGCCCCGCGCCAGGTCCCGGCGCCGGCGGCCTCGGCCGAGAGCGTTCGGCCCTTGAAGGCCGGCGATCAAGTTCCCGAGGTGACCCTGACCAATGCCGACGGCATGGAAGTTCCCTTGAGCCGGCTGCTGAAAAATCAGCCGACGGTCCTGATTTTCTACCGGGGCGGCTGGTGCGCCTACTGCAGCACTCAGTTGGGCCAGCTCAAGCAGGTCGACATTCCCCTGCAGAAGCTCGGTTACCAGATCATCGCGATCAGCCCCGATAAGGTCGAGAAGATCCGGGAGAGTTTGAAGAAGCACGACCTCAGTTACATGCTGCTCTCGGACGGCGATGCCGAGGCGATCCGCGCTTTCGGCTTGGCCTTCCAGGTCGATGAGGCCACTTATTCCAAATACAAGAAGGATTATGGGCTCGACTTGGAGGAGCACGCCGGTGCCAAGCATCACCTGCTGCCGGTGCCGGCGGCTTACGTCGTGGATCAGAAAGGCAAGATCCGCTGGGCTTATTCCAATCCCGACTATAAAGTCCGGGTCGATGCCCAGGCCCTGCTTCAGGCGGCGGCCGAAGCGGTTCCGGCTCAGCGGTAG
- a CDS encoding CBS domain-containing protein has translation MKTCQDIMTPDPQCATPQQKIEDIARMMKEEDVGAIPIVDDRKSRKLVGILTDRDIVLKVIAAHQDASAVRADSVMSSDLVFCRPGDPWTQALQAMEDHQVRRLPVVDESQKLVGIIAQKDLAENNPNLESTGELLKEISRD, from the coding sequence ATGAAAACATGCCAAGACATCATGACCCCCGATCCCCAATGCGCGACCCCGCAGCAAAAAATCGAGGACATCGCCCGTATGATGAAGGAGGAGGACGTCGGAGCCATTCCGATCGTCGACGACCGGAAGAGCCGCAAGCTGGTCGGCATCCTCACCGACCGCGACATCGTCTTGAAGGTCATCGCCGCCCATCAGGACGCCAGCGCCGTTCGGGCCGATTCGGTGATGAGTTCGGACCTGGTTTTTTGCCGGCCCGGCGATCCATGGACCCAGGCCCTCCAAGCCATGGAGGACCACCAAGTGCGCCGGCTTCCGGTGGTCGATGAAAGTCAAAAGCTGGTTGGGATCATCGCCCAGAAAGACCTGGCCGAGAACAATCCCAACCTCGAATCCACCGGCGAGCTGCTGAAGGAGATCTCGCGGGATTGA
- the ligD gene encoding non-homologous end-joining DNA ligase — translation MGLARYQKMRDFQRTPEPAGFLKRGKGHSFVIQKHAARQLHYDFRLEMEGVLKSWAVPKGLPTRRGERRLAMHVEDHPLAYADFEGIIPAGNYGAGSVMVWDFGTFDADGRGGPAGLKKGHIDLTLHGKKLNGDWTMVRMRRVENGKDPWLIFKRENDMKAIGPRVDDRSALTGRTMKQIAEQKKRVWQSNRGSSGKLKPAEEPEPAAKAPKLSAKLKPAKPAFVEPMKALLVEAIPAGDWKYELKFDGIRALILKAGKKVQVLSRNRKDYSERFADLARAVAELPAKSAVLDGEVVALDQKGRSSFQLLQAPLLEDQEAPVYYYAFDLLQLEGKDLKALPLSERKRLLEELLQESEDPLRFSANLEGKPEVLLKKIRSLGLEGLVAKRADSVYESGRRSGAWLKLKVTQQQEFVIGGFTEPRRSRPYFGALIVGYYEGKELRFASKVGTGFDHALLKSLHGQLKKIARSKVPFSDLPQPGPHGIPSWEMKRCTWVEPKLVAEVRFSEWTRDGHLRQPVFLGIRPDLSPLEVKRERPAVRVGRRKPRRKT, via the coding sequence AAATCCTGGGCCGTTCCCAAGGGCCTGCCGACCCGGCGGGGCGAGCGCCGGCTGGCGATGCACGTCGAGGATCATCCCTTGGCCTATGCCGATTTCGAGGGGATCATCCCGGCCGGCAATTACGGCGCCGGCTCGGTGATGGTCTGGGACTTCGGCACCTTCGACGCCGATGGCCGGGGCGGCCCGGCCGGCTTGAAAAAAGGCCATATCGATTTGACCCTCCACGGAAAAAAGCTGAACGGCGATTGGACGATGGTTCGGATGCGTCGGGTCGAGAACGGCAAGGATCCCTGGCTCATCTTCAAGCGCGAAAATGACATGAAGGCCATCGGCCCTCGGGTCGACGACCGTTCGGCCCTGACCGGCCGGACCATGAAGCAGATCGCCGAGCAGAAGAAAAGGGTTTGGCAGAGCAACCGCGGCTCCAGCGGCAAGCTGAAACCGGCCGAGGAACCCGAGCCAGCTGCGAAAGCGCCGAAGCTTTCAGCCAAGCTTAAGCCGGCTAAGCCGGCCTTCGTCGAGCCGATGAAAGCGCTGCTGGTCGAGGCCATCCCGGCCGGCGATTGGAAGTACGAGCTGAAGTTCGACGGCATCCGGGCCTTGATCCTCAAAGCCGGCAAGAAAGTCCAAGTCCTCTCGCGCAACCGAAAGGATTACAGCGAGCGTTTCGCCGACTTGGCTCGGGCCGTCGCCGAGCTTCCGGCCAAGAGCGCGGTCTTGGACGGCGAAGTCGTCGCCTTGGACCAAAAAGGCCGCTCCTCCTTCCAACTGCTCCAGGCCCCTTTGCTCGAGGACCAGGAAGCGCCGGTCTATTATTATGCCTTCGATCTCCTTCAGCTCGAGGGCAAGGATTTGAAGGCCCTGCCATTGAGCGAGCGCAAGCGCTTGTTGGAGGAGCTGCTCCAAGAGAGCGAAGACCCATTGCGCTTCTCGGCCAACCTTGAGGGCAAACCCGAAGTCCTGCTCAAGAAAATCCGCTCGTTGGGGCTCGAGGGCTTGGTCGCCAAGCGGGCCGACTCGGTCTACGAGAGCGGTCGTCGCAGCGGCGCCTGGCTGAAGCTCAAGGTCACCCAGCAACAGGAGTTCGTCATCGGCGGCTTTACCGAGCCCCGCCGTAGCCGGCCTTACTTCGGCGCCTTGATCGTGGGTTACTATGAAGGCAAGGAGCTGCGTTTCGCCTCCAAGGTCGGGACCGGCTTCGACCACGCGCTCTTGAAGAGCTTGCACGGCCAGCTGAAAAAAATCGCGCGGAGCAAGGTTCCTTTTTCCGATTTGCCCCAACCCGGCCCCCACGGAATTCCATCTTGGGAGATGAAGCGCTGCACTTGGGTCGAGCCCAAGCTGGTGGCCGAAGTCCGATTCTCCGAGTGGACCCGCGACGGCCATTTGCGCCAACCCGTCTTTCTCGGGATCCGCCCGGACCTCTCGCCTCTCGAAGTCAAGCGCGAGCGCCCGGCGGTCCGAGTCGGACGCCGAAAACCCAGGAGGAAAACATGA